In Candidatus Anoxymicrobium japonicum, the genomic window CCTGGCCGGCTTCGTCGAAGCCGGCGAAACGCTCGAACAATGCGCCGCCCGCGAAGTCCGCGAGGAAGTCGGCATCGAAATCGCCAACCTGCGCTATTTCCACAGCCAACCCTGGCCCTTCCCCAACTCCCTGATGGTCGCCTTCTTCGCAGACTACGCCGGCGGCACGATCACCCCGGACCCGAACGAAATCGAAGCCGCCGACTGGTTCCACCCCAACGCCCTGCCCATCCTCCCCGAACCGATCAGCATCTCCCGCCAACTCATCGAAGCCGCCCTGCGCGAACGCTGATAGCGGCGCCCGGACATTTCGTTTTTGGCCATTTTTTCCGGTTGACCGTAGGAGTGAATGGGAAGTTGTCATGAGGCGGGAGACGGCCAGGAGCAGCCACAGGAATGCGGCTGATTGGCAGCATCAGAAGGGCAGCTTCTGGTCATTGAACGGTCGAGTGCTATGCTTCTCGAATCTCATTTTCTATGGCCCCTATGAGCACTATGGCATCGAGGAAAATAAATACCGTCGAGTCTATTTGGGAATCTCTTCCAGAACTGGAGCATGTCAGTCGAGAATCACTAGACGTAAGTCTGAAACCTTGGGAAGAATTGGTTTCGTGCTGCATTGAAGCTGGAGCACTCGCTCCAATGGTCCCGTCATCCAAGAACGGTGACCCCCGGCTAATAACAGCAGCCCCATTTTTAAAATGTACGCTTGATGACCTCCGTGGGGTCTGGATACTTGTAGAACGAGGTTACACCTCTCAAGCGGCAGCAGTCGCGGCTGCTATGTTTGAAAACGCCTTAACGGCTGCAGTAGTAGCCGGGTCTAAGGAGTTGGCAATACAAGCGCAGAAGGGGAAACATGCTCAAATTCCTTGGGGAGCAAAGGAACTATGTCAGCTTGATGCAAAGCGTGAAATGCGGCTTGCTGAAGAGCGCGGGGAGAAGCAGACCCCGAAAATGTATGAGGATAACTGGACGATTGGTTACTTCCATTACAAGTGGCTTTGCCAAGTTAAACATCCAACATGGCAGGCAGCGATTCACGCCATCCAGTCAACTGTTGTTGCCGACCGAGAATATGCTGTTCGCCCTGGCCCAAACAATTTGCCTCAGGACATCCAAGTCAAGGCAAGGGTTCTAGCGGTGTCACTGACCAAAGCACTACAAGCCATAAAGTCATTCTTCATTACTTTGGATGGCGATGAAAAGTCAGATGAATACCAAGCGTTTGAAGAAAAGGTTAGCAAGGTTCACTTTGGTGTTGCTGACTTGATAAAGCTTCAGTATGGAAAGCCCTCGCCTATCCAAGTTTTAGACCGAAGTTTCATTAAGACTGATTTCTCGACCCTTAGAGAAAAGTATGGCGACTAACGACGGCTTGCGGCCAATTAGCAGACGGCTCCAAATTCTTGGACGACCAGTCCGCTTTGGGCACAAACCAGCAGCCAAACCGCCCCGCTTTCCCGCCAACGCCTTTGCGCGGAAGCACTGAACTCCTTTTGGAAGTCGCGGTCGCAGGTCATATGTGGGTGGAAAACCAGTCGCTCGGCGCCTAGAATGAGCGCTCGGGCCAGCCAGCCGCTTTTGCCAGCCAACCTCTAGCTTCCAACCATTTCCGGAGAATGCAATGAAGGGCGACAAGAAAATCATCGACATCCTGAATGACCTGCTGACTGGCGAATTGACGGCTGTTGATCAGTACCTGATCCACGGCGAGATGTATGCCGACATGGGCCTGAGCGAGTTGGCCGAGAAGTCCATCCACGAGTCCGATCACGAGCGCCAGCACGCCCGCGCCCTGATCCAGCGCATTCTCTTCCTCGAGGGCAAGCCCGATCTCAGCAAGCGCGAAACGCTGAAGATCGGCAAGACGGTGCCGGAGATGCTGAAATCCGACC contains:
- a CDS encoding NADH pyrophosphatase, whose translation is LAGFVEAGETLEQCAAREVREEVGIEIANLRYFHSQPWPFPNSLMVAFFADYAGGTITPDPNEIEAADWFHPNALPILPEPISISRQLIEAALRER
- the bfr gene encoding bacterioferritin, whose protein sequence is MKGDKKIIDILNDLLTGELTAVDQYLIHGEMYADMGLSELAEKSIHESDHERQHARALIQRILFLEGKPDLSKRETLKIGKTVPEMLKSDLAVEYKVDGELKKAMAACEKAQDYVSRDLLGVQLEDTEMDHAYFLEKQLRLIDLVGLPNYLQSQMGSG